A single genomic interval of Sphaerodactylus townsendi isolate TG3544 linkage group LG08, MPM_Stown_v2.3, whole genome shotgun sequence harbors:
- the CFAP410 gene encoding cilia- and flagella-associated protein 410 gives MDAMAPAPRPPLGNAVDAAEPALATPSGKPGAAVGTMKLTRKAVLSRAKATELGSVRKLNCWGSRLTDISICHELPNIQVITFSVNNISDLEPVSQCQHLTELYLRKNRIASLTELFYLKKLPHLRILWLSENPCCGPDPHRYRMTVLRNLPSLQKLDNQLVTEEELSHALLEGEEITAPPAKLDLDNCCQNTTTESSGTDFTVESENELMNFSLEETNKIRQQLGMKPVPRDRFSSFSPRDMDGNQKNRNNILNAILLLLEDLDLEGLEVVHQTSGNKLQALQKKELHEER, from the exons ATGGACGCGATGGCGCCTGCGCCCAGGCCCCCCCTTGGAAACGCGGTGGACGCTGCCGAGCCGGCGTTGGCGACGCCCTCTGGCAAGCCGGGCGCCGCTGTCGGAACCATGAAACTCACTCGCAAGGCGGTGCTGTCCCGGGCGAAGGCCACCGAGCTGGGCAGCGTCCGCAAGTTGAATTGCTG gggTAGCCGCCTCACAGAT ATTTCGATCTGCCATGAGCTTCCCAACATTCAGGTGATCACTTTCAG TGTGAATAACATatctgacctggagccagtgagcCAGTGCCAGCACTTAACTGAGCTATATCTAAGGAAGAATCGGATTGCAAGCCTCACTGAGCTGTTCTACCTGAAAAAACTGCCCCATCTGAGAATTCTCTGGCTATCTGAAAATCCGTGCTGTGGCCCAGACCCTCATCGTTATCGCATGACAGTGCTGCGGAACCTGCCCAGTCTCCAAAAGCTTGACAATCAGT TGGTGACAGAGGAAGAATTGTCCCACGCACTGCTGGAAGGGGAAGAGATAACCGCACCCCCAGCCAAATTGGACTTGGATAACTGCTGCCAAAATACCACCACAGAGTCCAGTGGGACAGACTTCACGGTGGAGAGTGAAAATGAACTCATGAACTTCAGCTTGGAGGAGACAAA CAAAATCCGTCAGCAGCTTGGTATGAAGCCTGTTCCAAGAGATAGGTTTTCATCCTTCTCCCCAAGGGACATGGATGGGAACCAAAAAAATCGG AATAACATCCTGAATGCCATTCTGCTGCTTTTGGAGGATCTGGATTTGGAGGGGCTAGAAGTTGTCCATCAGACATCTGGGAACAAACTCCAGGCCTTGCAGAAGAAGGAACTGCATGAGGAGCGGTAG